In one Bacillus sp. PK3_68 genomic region, the following are encoded:
- a CDS encoding YicC/YloC family endoribonuclease: MVTSMTGFGRSKIKSADCAVIVEMKSVNHRFSEFQIRMPRQLIKIEDKIKKELSKYIQRGRVELFVTIEGGGLVHRTLQVDWQLMGEFVSLMEQITEKHGLSGKPDLKDLLQRSDFITIEESEEENSALESLVLETVASAAARLYEMRRVEGEELKKDLLLLLADLEQRLFQIKKRAPIVIEAYSQRLERRMKEIVSGAFDPDRLATEVAVFADKSDIHEECIRLESHIQQFRQALEQEGSVGRKLDFMIQEMNREVNTIGSKANDSMISSGVVELKTSLEKMREQVQNIE; this comes from the coding sequence ATGGTAACGAGCATGACAGGATTTGGCAGAAGCAAAATAAAATCAGCCGATTGTGCGGTGATTGTAGAGATGAAGTCGGTCAATCATCGGTTTAGCGAGTTTCAAATAAGAATGCCGAGACAATTAATAAAAATTGAAGATAAAATAAAGAAAGAGCTATCAAAATACATACAAAGAGGCCGGGTTGAGCTATTTGTTACCATTGAAGGAGGAGGTCTCGTTCATCGAACACTGCAGGTCGATTGGCAGCTGATGGGGGAGTTTGTCAGCTTGATGGAACAAATAACCGAAAAGCATGGGTTATCGGGAAAGCCGGATTTGAAAGATTTGCTGCAGCGCTCGGATTTTATTACAATCGAGGAAAGCGAAGAAGAAAACTCAGCATTGGAAAGTCTTGTTTTAGAAACGGTTGCTTCTGCAGCAGCACGGCTGTATGAAATGCGCCGTGTGGAGGGAGAGGAATTAAAGAAGGATCTTCTTCTTTTGTTAGCGGATTTGGAACAAAGACTGTTTCAGATCAAAAAGAGAGCGCCGATAGTCATTGAAGCATACAGTCAGCGGCTTGAGCGCCGAATGAAGGAAATAGTATCGGGTGCATTCGATCCGGACCGGCTGGCAACAGAGGTGGCGGTATTTGCCGATAAATCGGATATACATGAGGAATGCATCCGTCTTGAAAGTCATATCCAGCAATTTCGTCAGGCCCTTGAACAGGAAGGATCTGTTGGCCGCAAATTGGATTTTATGATTCAGGAAATGAACCGAGAAGTGAATACGATTGGTTCGAAAGCGAATGATTCTATGATTAGTTCAGGTGTTGTTGAGTTAAAGACAAGTCTTGAAAAAATGAGAGAACAAGTGCAAAATATCGAATAA
- a CDS encoding DUF370 domain-containing protein, with amino-acid sequence MSIRLINIGFGNIVSANRIISIVSPESAPIKRFVQEAREAGTLIDATYGRRTRAVLVMDSDHVILSAVQPETVAQRILSKEEVTEEGQGKA; translated from the coding sequence ATGTCCATTCGATTAATTAATATCGGATTTGGCAATATTGTATCTGCGAATCGGATCATCTCTATTGTCAGTCCGGAGTCGGCACCGATCAAGCGCTTTGTGCAGGAGGCAAGAGAAGCAGGCACGCTGATTGACGCTACTTATGGAAGAAGAACAAGAGCGGTGCTCGTGATGGACAGCGACCATGTCATTTTATCTGCTGTCCAGCCGGAAACAGTTGCCCAGCGAATTCTCTCCAAAGAAGAAGTAACTGAAGAAGGGCAGGGAAAGGCATGA
- the gmk gene encoding guanylate kinase encodes MKEKGLLIVLSGPSGVGKGTVRKEIFSQPDVKFEYSISMTTRAPRKGEVDGVDYFFKSREEFEQLIAEGKLLEYAEFVGNYYGTPVDYVRETLDDGRDIFLEIEVQGARQVREKFPEGLFIFLAPPSLSELHSRILTRGTESDEVIKGRMEKARKEIEMMNLYDYVVENDEVEKACSRIQAIIVAEHCRRERVQHRYKKMLESD; translated from the coding sequence ATGAAAGAAAAAGGTTTACTGATTGTTTTATCAGGACCTTCCGGAGTGGGAAAAGGAACGGTAAGAAAAGAAATTTTCTCGCAGCCGGATGTGAAGTTTGAATATTCTATTTCAATGACCACGCGTGCTCCGCGTAAAGGAGAAGTGGACGGCGTCGATTATTTTTTCAAGTCCAGGGAAGAGTTTGAGCAGTTAATTGCTGAAGGCAAGCTGCTCGAATATGCAGAATTCGTCGGCAATTATTATGGCACTCCTGTTGATTATGTACGGGAAACGCTTGATGATGGCCGTGATATTTTTCTGGAGATTGAAGTGCAGGGGGCTCGCCAAGTACGGGAGAAATTCCCGGAAGGACTATTTATTTTTCTGGCACCGCCGAGCTTGTCAGAGCTTCATAGCCGAATCCTGACACGTGGAACGGAAAGCGATGAAGTAATTAAAGGCCGAATGGAAAAAGCCCGAAAAGAAATTGAAATGATGAATCTATATGATTACGTCGTGGAAAATGATGAAGTTGAAAAAGCATGCAGCCGTATACAGGCTATTATCGTGGCTGAGCATTGCCGTCGGGAACGTGTGCAGCATCGCTATAAAAAAATGTTGGAGAGTGATTGA
- the rpoZ gene encoding DNA-directed RNA polymerase subunit omega has product MLYPSIDNLLTKIDSKYSLVSIAAKRARSLQENDSTQMLDSYVSHKYVGRALEEIYADKLKMKEKDQDQIYDDEV; this is encoded by the coding sequence ATGTTATATCCGTCTATTGATAATCTGTTAACAAAAATTGATTCTAAATATTCCTTAGTGAGCATTGCGGCGAAACGTGCCCGCAGCCTTCAGGAAAATGATTCTACGCAAATGCTCGATTCTTACGTTTCTCACAAATATGTCGGTCGTGCGCTTGAAGAGATCTATGCCGATAAACTAAAGATGAAAGAAAAAGATCAAGATCAAATTTACGATGATGAAGTGTAA
- the coaBC gene encoding bifunctional phosphopantothenoylcysteine decarboxylase/phosphopantothenate--cysteine ligase CoaBC produces MLSEKKILLCVTGGIAVYKAAALTSKMVQAGAEVKVIMTASACEFVTPLTFQALSRNEVYTNTFDEKHPEVIAHIDLADWADLILVAPATANMIGKLANGIADDMISTTLLASTAPVWVAPAMNVHMYEHPAVKKNLATLADFGWQFVEPGEGFLACGYVGKGRLEEPEKIVDLMEKFFRQKEEQPFKNKKVMITAGPTREIIDPVRFLTNRSTGKMGYALAEAARDMGADVYLISGPVSITPPVGVEIKYVQSAEEMYEAVMERFANSDIVIKTAAVADYRPKLVHREKLKKQEGDLIIEMERTRDILKTLGQEKTHQMLIGFAAETTNIEEYARKKLKTKQADMIVANNVKLDGAGFGAETNIISIFKKDGTQKDFDLMTKKAAAREILLEAAVDLKKGEHACK; encoded by the coding sequence GTGTTAAGTGAAAAGAAGATTCTGCTGTGTGTAACTGGAGGAATTGCTGTTTATAAGGCAGCCGCATTAACGAGTAAAATGGTACAGGCCGGTGCAGAGGTAAAAGTAATTATGACTGCCTCTGCCTGTGAATTTGTCACCCCGCTCACCTTTCAGGCACTGTCGCGCAATGAGGTATATACAAACACATTTGATGAAAAACATCCAGAAGTCATTGCGCATATCGATTTGGCGGACTGGGCGGATTTAATTCTTGTAGCCCCTGCTACGGCCAATATGATAGGGAAGCTTGCCAATGGAATTGCTGATGATATGATTTCCACTACTTTACTTGCTTCAACAGCTCCTGTTTGGGTGGCTCCAGCTATGAATGTTCATATGTATGAGCATCCAGCGGTGAAGAAAAACCTTGCAACGCTAGCTGATTTCGGCTGGCAGTTTGTTGAGCCGGGGGAAGGTTTTCTTGCCTGTGGCTACGTTGGTAAGGGACGTTTAGAAGAACCTGAAAAAATCGTCGATCTCATGGAGAAATTTTTTCGCCAGAAAGAAGAGCAGCCTTTTAAAAATAAAAAAGTGATGATCACTGCTGGTCCAACGCGGGAAATCATTGATCCAGTCCGTTTTTTGACGAATCGCTCGACTGGAAAAATGGGATATGCCTTGGCGGAAGCGGCACGTGATATGGGGGCGGATGTCTATTTAATATCGGGACCCGTTTCAATCACTCCGCCGGTGGGAGTGGAAATAAAATATGTCCAAAGTGCCGAAGAGATGTATGAAGCCGTTATGGAAAGATTCGCTAATAGCGATATTGTCATTAAAACGGCAGCCGTGGCAGATTACCGGCCAAAGCTAGTTCATAGAGAAAAATTGAAAAAACAAGAAGGCGATTTAATCATTGAAATGGAACGCACAAGAGATATTTTAAAAACACTGGGACAAGAAAAAACACATCAAATGCTTATTGGCTTTGCTGCTGAAACAACTAATATTGAAGAATACGCGCGTAAGAAGCTGAAAACGAAGCAAGCAGACATGATTGTGGCTAACAATGTTAAACTTGATGGAGCAGGATTTGGTGCTGAAACAAATATCATTTCAATTTTTAAAAAAGACGGCACTCAAAAAGATTTTGACTTAATGACGAAGAAAGCAGCAGCGCGAGAAATCTTGTTAGAGGCAGCAGTCGATTTAAAAAAGGGTGAACATGCATGCAAGTAG
- the def gene encoding peptide deformylase, which produces MAQLPIVYYPDAILEKKCEPVTQFDKKLKKLVKDMHETMIKADGVGLAAPQIGKDMQLAIVDIEDEHGLITLVNPVIEEVKGSDTDVEGCLSFPGLYGHVTRPSSVKVKAQDVKGRFFTLKAEGFLARAIQHEIDHLQGVLFTSKVERYISEEELEAEEMS; this is translated from the coding sequence TTGGCACAATTACCCATTGTATATTATCCGGATGCTATTCTCGAAAAAAAATGCGAGCCGGTTACACAATTTGATAAGAAGTTAAAAAAGCTTGTAAAAGACATGCACGAAACGATGATTAAAGCGGATGGAGTTGGACTTGCAGCTCCTCAAATTGGAAAGGACATGCAGCTTGCCATTGTTGATATTGAAGATGAGCATGGCCTGATTACGCTTGTAAATCCTGTAATTGAAGAAGTAAAGGGGAGTGACACCGACGTTGAAGGATGTTTGAGTTTCCCGGGGCTGTACGGACATGTCACACGCCCTTCTTCAGTGAAAGTAAAAGCCCAGGATGTAAAGGGACGTTTTTTTACACTGAAGGCAGAAGGATTTTTGGCGCGGGCTATTCAGCATGAAATTGATCATCTGCAGGGCGTCTTATTTACGTCAAAAGTAGAGCGGTATATATCAGAGGAAGAATTAGAAGCGGAGGAGATGTCATGA
- the fmt gene encoding methionyl-tRNA formyltransferase has protein sequence MTKVVFMGTPDFSVPVLRTLIEEGYSIQAVVTQPDRPVGRKRTLTPPPVKVEALKQDLLVLQPEKLRNSEELQQIIDLQPDVIVTAAYGQILPNELLAAPKFGCINVHASLLPELRGGAPIHYAILQGKDKTGITIMYMAERLDAGDIISQAEVIIEETDHVGSLHDKLSKVGSKLLAETLPKLIADEVSPRPQDESQATFASNIKREQEQIDWSRTGEEIYNHIRGLHPWPVAYTTLDGQVMKVWWGEKVRTNVEAKPGTIIELTTDGFVAATGNHTAIKITDVQPSGKKRMSAEQYLRGAGSGLAIGKTLGE, from the coding sequence ATGACCAAGGTCGTTTTTATGGGGACACCCGACTTCTCTGTCCCGGTCTTAAGAACATTGATTGAAGAAGGTTACTCTATTCAGGCAGTGGTTACACAGCCGGATCGTCCGGTTGGAAGAAAGCGGACGCTAACGCCGCCCCCAGTAAAAGTAGAAGCGCTAAAACAGGATCTTCTGGTTTTGCAGCCTGAAAAATTAAGAAATTCAGAGGAACTGCAGCAAATTATTGATTTGCAGCCAGATGTGATTGTCACAGCAGCTTATGGTCAGATTCTGCCGAATGAGTTGCTTGCAGCTCCTAAATTTGGCTGCATTAATGTCCATGCCTCTTTGCTGCCGGAATTGCGCGGCGGTGCTCCTATTCATTATGCCATTTTGCAAGGCAAAGACAAAACGGGCATTACAATTATGTATATGGCGGAAAGATTAGATGCAGGGGATATCATCAGTCAAGCGGAGGTTATAATAGAAGAGACAGATCATGTCGGCAGTCTCCATGATAAATTAAGCAAAGTTGGCTCCAAGTTGTTAGCAGAGACTTTGCCAAAGCTTATCGCAGATGAAGTCTCTCCGCGTCCGCAGGATGAATCACAAGCTACCTTTGCTTCCAATATTAAAAGGGAGCAGGAACAGATTGATTGGTCCAGAACAGGAGAAGAGATTTATAACCATATACGTGGCTTGCATCCATGGCCTGTTGCCTATACGACCCTTGACGGCCAGGTGATGAAAGTTTGGTGGGGAGAAAAAGTGAGAACAAACGTAGAAGCGAAGCCTGGAACAATCATTGAATTAACAACAGATGGCTTTGTTGCAGCTACAGGAAACCATACAGCTATAAAGATTACAGATGTGCAGCCTTCTGGCAAAAAACGCATGTCTGCTGAACAATATTTAAGAGGAGCCGGCTCTGGCTTAGCCATCGGCAAAACGTTAGGGGAATAG
- the rsmB gene encoding 16S rRNA (cytosine(967)-C(5))-methyltransferase RsmB: protein MKQNKKRVREIALDLLESVEKNQSYSNLLLHSAIEKYELTGRDAGLLTEITYGTIQRKLTLDFFLAPFIKKKLEPWVQQLLRLSLYQMVYLDKVPERAVIHEAVEIAKKKGHKGISGLVNGILRSVQRNGLRSFSEIKDEAKRISIETSHPLWLVKRWLAQFGMEKTKEMCAINLTAPMQTIRVNTTKASREEVLHRLKAEGFEAEPSEVLPEAIRILKGNAARSSVFESGMATIQDESSMIVGYALGAEHNETILDACAAPGGKTTHIAEKLNNSGSVVALDLHEHKIKLIKQNAARLGLINIEAKAWDSRKAGEIFEEESFDRILVDAPCSGLGVLRRKPDIKYTKEEKDLSVLQNIQLDILDAVAPLLKKGGVLVYSTCTADKEENEGTVKKFIETHTDFEPTALTDLPPVVQALTDDYLLQVLPQDFGGDGFFISKLRKKVQ, encoded by the coding sequence ATGAAGCAAAATAAGAAGCGAGTGCGTGAAATTGCCCTTGACTTACTTGAATCCGTAGAGAAGAACCAGTCCTATAGTAATTTACTGCTCCATTCAGCTATTGAAAAATATGAGTTAACGGGCAGAGACGCGGGCCTATTAACTGAGATTACGTATGGAACGATCCAAAGAAAGCTGACGTTAGATTTTTTTCTAGCTCCTTTCATTAAGAAAAAGTTGGAGCCATGGGTCCAGCAGCTGCTTCGTCTTTCCCTTTATCAAATGGTGTATCTTGATAAAGTTCCGGAACGAGCAGTCATTCATGAAGCAGTTGAAATTGCTAAGAAAAAAGGACATAAAGGAATTTCTGGCCTTGTGAATGGTATTTTACGTTCTGTACAGAGAAATGGCTTGCGCAGTTTTTCAGAAATAAAGGATGAAGCAAAACGAATTTCCATTGAAACGAGCCATCCTCTTTGGCTTGTGAAACGGTGGCTTGCGCAATTTGGCATGGAGAAAACAAAGGAAATGTGTGCTATTAACTTAACTGCTCCTATGCAGACGATTCGCGTCAATACAACAAAAGCCAGCCGGGAGGAAGTTTTGCATAGGCTGAAGGCGGAAGGATTTGAAGCGGAACCGAGCGAGGTCTTGCCGGAAGCCATCCGCATTTTAAAGGGGAATGCCGCTCGCTCATCCGTATTTGAAAGCGGGATGGCAACGATTCAGGATGAGAGCTCTATGATTGTCGGTTATGCCCTTGGAGCCGAACATAATGAAACCATTTTGGACGCTTGTGCAGCTCCAGGCGGTAAAACAACACATATCGCAGAGAAGTTAAACAATAGTGGTTCTGTTGTAGCGCTTGATTTACATGAGCATAAAATTAAGCTGATCAAACAAAATGCCGCTCGATTAGGATTAATCAACATTGAGGCGAAAGCATGGGACAGCCGCAAAGCAGGAGAGATCTTTGAAGAAGAGAGCTTTGATCGCATCTTAGTAGACGCTCCTTGCTCAGGGCTCGGTGTCTTGCGAAGAAAGCCGGATATTAAGTATACCAAGGAAGAGAAAGACCTTTCTGTCCTGCAAAACATTCAGCTGGACATCTTAGATGCTGTAGCTCCCCTTCTGAAAAAAGGGGGCGTGCTTGTTTATAGCACTTGCACGGCAGATAAAGAAGAGAATGAGGGGACAGTTAAAAAATTTATAGAAACCCACACTGATTTTGAACCGACAGCACTGACAGATTTGCCGCCCGTTGTTCAGGCATTGACAGACGATTATCTGCTTCAAGTTCTGCCGCAGGACTTCGGCGGGGATGGCTTCTTTATCAGTAAATTACGAAAGAAGGTGCAGTAA
- the rlmN gene encoding 23S rRNA (adenine(2503)-C(2))-methyltransferase RlmN — protein MEQATTSKEKAGDKQQLPSIYSLQLQDLKDWLKEQGEKPFRAEQIFDWLYKKRVTSYEGMSNLSKQLREKLAAHFAITTLKTLIQQESSDGTIKFLFELHDGYSIETVLMRHDYGNSVCVTTQVGCRIGCTFCASTLGGLKRHLEAGEIVAQVVKVQQALDEKEERVSSIVIMGIGEPFDNYDQMMAFLKIVNHEKSLNIGARHITVSTSGIVPKIYKFADEEMQINFAISLHAPNNELRTKLMPINKAYKLPDLMEAVRYYINKTGRRVSFEYGLFGGENDSVEHAIELAELIKDLKCHVNLIPVNYVPERNYVRTPRKKIFEFEKTLKDHGVNVTIRREQGHDIDAACGQLRAKERSEETR, from the coding sequence ATGGAGCAAGCAACAACATCAAAAGAAAAAGCAGGGGACAAGCAGCAGCTGCCATCCATTTATTCACTGCAATTGCAGGATTTAAAAGACTGGCTGAAAGAGCAAGGAGAGAAGCCGTTTCGGGCAGAACAAATTTTCGACTGGCTTTATAAAAAGCGGGTGACATCCTATGAGGGAATGTCCAACTTGTCAAAGCAGCTTCGGGAAAAGCTTGCTGCCCATTTTGCAATCACTACATTAAAAACGCTTATCCAGCAAGAGTCTTCTGATGGAACAATTAAATTCTTATTTGAGCTTCATGATGGGTATTCGATTGAAACGGTTTTGATGCGTCATGACTATGGAAACTCTGTCTGCGTAACGACGCAAGTCGGCTGCCGCATCGGCTGCACATTTTGTGCTTCGACACTTGGCGGTTTAAAGCGTCATCTGGAAGCAGGAGAAATCGTAGCTCAAGTCGTAAAAGTACAACAGGCACTTGATGAGAAAGAAGAGCGGGTTAGTTCGATTGTCATTATGGGGATTGGGGAACCATTTGATAACTATGATCAAATGATGGCTTTCCTTAAAATTGTTAATCATGAAAAGAGTTTAAATATTGGCGCCCGGCATATTACGGTATCAACAAGTGGAATTGTGCCGAAAATCTACAAATTTGCAGACGAAGAGATGCAGATTAATTTCGCTATTTCACTTCATGCTCCCAATAATGAGCTGCGTACGAAGCTCATGCCGATTAACAAAGCCTATAAGCTGCCGGACTTAATGGAGGCTGTTCGTTACTATATTAACAAAACAGGTCGCCGAGTCAGTTTTGAATATGGATTATTCGGTGGAGAGAATGATTCCGTTGAACATGCGATTGAGCTAGCTGAATTGATTAAAGACTTAAAGTGCCATGTAAATTTGATTCCGGTTAACTATGTGCCGGAGCGCAACTACGTACGTACGCCGAGGAAGAAAATTTTTGAATTTGAAAAGACGCTCAAAGACCATGGTGTAAATGTAACGATTCGACGTGAGCAAGGTCACGATATTGATGCGGCCTGTGGACAGCTGCGTGCGAAAGAACGGTCAGAAGAAACGAGGTGA
- a CDS encoding Stp1/IreP family PP2C-type Ser/Thr phosphatase: protein MDSVFRTDKGRIRPHNEDNGGVFVNVAGDRLAIVADGMGGHNAGDIASRLAIETMKSLWIEMEEIRTASQAESWLKAAILQSNKKVLEHSKDFPECSGMGTTLVAAICTASFCTIANIGDSRGYLFSESGLVQVTEDHSLVNELVKSGEITKEDAENHPRKNVLTRALGTERGIIADYYTVMFEQGDSLLLCSDGLSNKLAQQEMQRILETKLSIEEKAESLIRMANENGGEDNITLIILEHSAGLESG from the coding sequence ATGGACTCTGTTTTTCGGACAGATAAAGGCCGGATTCGTCCTCATAATGAAGACAACGGCGGAGTATTTGTAAATGTGGCTGGTGATCGCCTGGCTATCGTTGCTGATGGCATGGGCGGTCACAATGCCGGTGATATTGCCAGTCGCCTCGCTATTGAGACGATGAAGTCACTGTGGATAGAAATGGAAGAAATTCGAACAGCCAGCCAGGCAGAAAGTTGGTTGAAAGCAGCTATCCTGCAAAGCAATAAAAAAGTATTAGAGCATTCTAAAGACTTCCCTGAGTGCAGCGGAATGGGAACCACGCTTGTAGCAGCTATATGCACAGCCAGCTTTTGTACGATTGCCAATATCGGAGATAGCCGAGGGTACTTATTTAGTGAGAGCGGCCTTGTGCAAGTAACAGAAGATCATTCTCTTGTAAACGAGCTTGTAAAGTCAGGGGAGATCACGAAGGAAGATGCAGAGAATCATCCTCGAAAAAATGTATTAACCCGTGCACTAGGAACAGAACGGGGAATAATAGCTGATTATTACACAGTGATGTTTGAACAAGGAGATTCGCTCCTCCTATGTTCAGACGGCTTATCCAACAAATTGGCACAGCAAGAAATGCAGCGGATTTTAGAAACCAAACTTTCCATTGAGGAAAAAGCCGAGTCTCTCATCCGAATGGCAAATGAAAATGGCGGGGAAGACAATATTACGCTTATTATTCTCGAACATTCTGCTGGCCTCGAAAGCGGGTGA
- the pknB gene encoding Stk1 family PASTA domain-containing Ser/Thr kinase, with protein MLIGKRLGGRYKIIKMIGGGGMANVYLAQDMILEREVALKVLRLDFVNEEEFIRRFQREAQSATSLVHPNIVNIYDVGEEEGINYIVMEYVDGMTLKQYIQQYSPIPVEKTIDIMKQLASAIAFAHHNSIIHRDIKPHNILMDQEGNVKITDFGIAMALSATSITQTNAVLGSVHYISPEQARGGMATKKSDIYALGIVMFELLTGQLPFSGESAVSIALKHLQAETPSVKRWNPDIPQSVENIVLKATAKDPFHRYSSLEEMEQDLSTALDPERAQEERFSIQEDDEKTKAIPVIKDSELSEGSDTTVVHPVDQLEDTQQPEKDKKKKKRKRWPIFVLVSILLIALAIGAITLLPSLLGPKEVKIPDVSGKQLDEAVSKLVTDGFKVGETKKQFSDQVPEGIVIKTDPAAGRTMQEGDTVNIYISSGKEAIAVADYSGKSFDDAKEELEKAGFKSVEQKTTHDDSEAGTIIDQDPEPENKVIPEDTTVTLTVSTGPEKIPLIDLTDYNEKSLKDYAESTGLNIEVARENYSDSVSKGLVISQYPSSGTELNKGDKVQVTISKGKKEIPPKTVTKEITIPYEPDEEGAPQEVQIYIEDMNHSMTEPFEVLTIQEDLKKTLEFVLTKGSKAGYKVIRDKRVIIDETVPYPEDGEEVQAETTSDSENEEEEGA; from the coding sequence ATGTTAATTGGAAAGCGACTGGGTGGCCGCTATAAAATCATTAAAATGATTGGCGGCGGGGGAATGGCCAATGTTTATTTGGCACAGGACATGATTTTAGAAAGAGAAGTCGCCCTGAAAGTTCTGCGTCTTGATTTTGTGAATGAAGAAGAGTTTATCAGACGTTTTCAAAGAGAAGCGCAGTCTGCCACAAGTCTTGTTCATCCTAATATTGTGAATATTTATGATGTGGGAGAAGAAGAAGGCATCAATTACATTGTGATGGAATATGTCGATGGGATGACGCTGAAACAGTACATTCAGCAATACTCCCCTATTCCTGTTGAAAAAACGATCGACATTATGAAACAACTGGCATCGGCCATTGCTTTTGCTCATCATAATTCAATCATTCATCGGGATATCAAGCCGCACAATATATTAATGGACCAGGAAGGTAATGTGAAAATTACTGACTTTGGTATTGCCATGGCGTTAAGCGCCACTTCTATCACACAAACGAATGCCGTTCTTGGATCTGTTCATTATATTTCTCCTGAACAGGCAAGAGGCGGAATGGCTACAAAGAAATCTGATATTTATGCTTTAGGTATTGTCATGTTTGAATTGCTGACGGGGCAGCTGCCGTTTTCCGGTGAGTCCGCTGTATCTATTGCTCTTAAGCACTTGCAGGCTGAAACACCGTCTGTGAAAAGGTGGAATCCAGATATCCCGCAAAGCGTGGAGAACATTGTCTTAAAGGCTACCGCTAAGGATCCATTTCACCGATATTCAAGCCTTGAAGAAATGGAGCAGGATTTATCGACTGCTCTTGATCCAGAAAGAGCACAAGAAGAAAGGTTTTCCATTCAAGAGGACGATGAAAAAACAAAAGCGATCCCTGTCATCAAGGATAGTGAACTCTCTGAAGGATCGGATACGACAGTTGTGCATCCTGTTGACCAGCTGGAGGATACACAGCAGCCGGAGAAAGATAAGAAAAAGAAAAAGCGAAAACGATGGCCGATTTTTGTGCTTGTCTCCATTTTATTAATTGCTTTAGCCATTGGAGCCATTACACTCCTTCCATCCTTGTTAGGACCGAAAGAGGTAAAGATCCCTGACGTTAGTGGCAAGCAGCTTGATGAAGCGGTGTCCAAGCTTGTGACTGACGGCTTTAAAGTTGGAGAAACGAAAAAACAATTTAGCGATCAAGTACCTGAGGGGATCGTCATCAAAACCGATCCGGCAGCTGGACGAACAATGCAAGAAGGCGACACGGTGAACATTTATATTAGTTCAGGAAAAGAGGCCATTGCTGTGGCGGATTACAGTGGCAAGTCTTTTGATGATGCAAAAGAAGAGCTTGAAAAAGCAGGTTTCAAGAGCGTGGAACAAAAGACCACACATGATGATAGCGAAGCAGGAACCATCATTGATCAAGATCCTGAGCCGGAAAATAAAGTGATCCCTGAGGACACAACTGTAACATTGACCGTGAGCACGGGTCCGGAAAAAATTCCGCTGATTGATTTAACTGATTACAATGAAAAAAGTTTAAAAGATTATGCGGAATCAACTGGATTAAACATTGAGGTTGCGCGGGAGAATTATTCAGATTCTGTATCAAAAGGTTTGGTAATCTCTCAATATCCAAGCAGTGGCACAGAACTTAATAAAGGAGATAAAGTACAGGTGACCATCTCCAAAGGCAAAAAGGAAATTCCGCCGAAGACTGTAACAAAAGAGATTACCATCCCTTATGAACCAGATGAAGAGGGAGCACCTCAGGAAGTGCAAATCTATATAGAAGACATGAATCACAGCATGACCGAGCCGTTTGAAGTGTTGACGATCCAAGAAGATTTAAAGAAAACCTTGGAGTTTGTTTTAACAAAAGGCAGTAAAGCAGGTTATAAAGTGATCCGAGATAAAAGAGTAATTATTGACGAAACAGTTCCGTATCCAGAGGATGGCGAAGAGGTTCAAGCAGAAACAACTAGCGATTCTGAGAATGAAGAAGAGGAAGGAGCATAG